A single region of the Rathayibacter rathayi genome encodes:
- a CDS encoding ArsR/SmtB family transcription factor, which produces MPHSILANPTNVAILKYLAGVPSGNYGDIQDNLADLAAAQGVTPPSATTVSRRLQALEEDGAISADLAKGRRRGRSVNYSVDRAKLKQIFDEFSSWILEQS; this is translated from the coding sequence GTGCCACATAGCATCCTGGCGAACCCCACAAACGTGGCGATCCTGAAGTATCTCGCTGGCGTACCGTCTGGGAACTACGGCGACATCCAGGACAACCTCGCCGACCTTGCAGCCGCGCAAGGGGTCACCCCTCCGAGCGCGACGACAGTTTCGCGACGGTTGCAGGCGCTCGAAGAGGATGGGGCGATATCAGCGGACCTCGCGAAGGGTCGCCGGCGCGGTCGGTCGGTTAACTACTCAGTGGATCGGGCGAAACTCAAGCAGATTTTCGATGAGTTCTCGAGTTGGATCCTGGAGCAGTCGTAA
- a CDS encoding glycoside hydrolase family 27 protein, which yields MIAARTEAARRPPMGWNSWDCFGASVTEEEVLANAEYLAEHLLPHGWDTVVIDIQWYEPDPGTSDYQKVSEPVLDDWGRPQPAVGRFPSAATGGFTALAARVHALGLRFGVHLMRGVPRRAAELALPVLGSEATCADIADRGNVCPWNPDNFGVDLSVPGAQQYYDSVLAQLASWGVDFVKLDDVLSPPIQADEIAALSRAIDATGRPMVLSLSPGKQLSLENLDLLRASAQMWRISDDFWDDWAHLHEQFQRAARWAPHQRPGAWADADMLPLGRIGVRAHVGEDRLSRFTAAEQRTLVTLWCLLRSPLMVGGHLPDTPAETLALLTQGDVLALLESDGSRETVRDGDLVVWSAWRGDVQWRGVFWLGATVRSYTAHLADLGCAGSVVEVWGGEELAVVDGAVELELEPHGCRLLRVG from the coding sequence GTGATCGCCGCGCGCACCGAGGCCGCCCGCCGCCCGCCGATGGGCTGGAACAGCTGGGACTGCTTCGGCGCCTCCGTGACGGAGGAGGAGGTGCTCGCGAACGCCGAGTACCTCGCCGAGCACCTCCTGCCGCACGGCTGGGACACGGTCGTCATCGACATCCAGTGGTACGAGCCGGACCCCGGCACCAGCGACTACCAGAAGGTGTCGGAGCCGGTGCTCGACGACTGGGGGCGCCCGCAGCCCGCGGTGGGCCGCTTCCCGTCCGCGGCGACGGGCGGATTCACGGCGCTGGCCGCGCGCGTGCACGCCCTCGGCCTGCGCTTCGGGGTGCACCTGATGCGCGGCGTCCCCCGCCGGGCCGCCGAGCTCGCCCTGCCCGTGCTCGGCTCGGAGGCGACCTGCGCCGACATCGCCGACCGCGGGAACGTCTGCCCGTGGAACCCCGACAACTTTGGGGTCGACCTGAGCGTGCCGGGCGCGCAGCAGTACTACGACTCCGTGCTGGCGCAGCTCGCCTCGTGGGGCGTCGACTTCGTGAAGCTCGACGACGTCCTCTCTCCGCCGATCCAGGCGGACGAGATCGCCGCCCTCTCGCGCGCGATCGACGCGACCGGCCGGCCGATGGTGCTGAGCCTGTCCCCCGGCAAGCAGCTCTCGCTGGAGAACCTCGACCTGCTCCGCGCGAGCGCCCAGATGTGGCGCATCTCGGACGACTTCTGGGACGACTGGGCACACCTGCACGAGCAGTTCCAGCGGGCCGCGCGCTGGGCGCCACACCAGCGCCCTGGCGCCTGGGCCGACGCCGACATGCTGCCGCTGGGGCGGATCGGCGTGCGCGCGCACGTCGGCGAGGACCGCCTCTCGCGCTTCACCGCGGCGGAGCAGCGGACTCTCGTGACGCTGTGGTGCCTCCTCCGCTCGCCGCTGATGGTGGGCGGGCACCTCCCGGACACGCCCGCCGAGACGCTGGCGCTGCTGACTCAGGGCGACGTGCTGGCCCTGTTGGAGAGCGACGGGAGCCGCGAGACCGTGCGCGACGGCGACCTGGTGGTGTGGTCTGCGTGGCGCGGGGACGTGCAGTGGCGCGGAGTGTTCTGGCTGGGCGCGACGGTGCGGTCGTACACGGCACACCTGGCCGACCTGGGCTGCGCGGGGTCGGTGGTGGAGGTGTGGGGCGGCGAGGAGCTGGCCGTCGTCGACGGCGCCGTGGAACTGGAGCTCGAGCCGCACGGGTGCCGCCTACTACGCGTCGGGTGA
- a CDS encoding helix-turn-helix domain-containing protein, whose protein sequence is MTVTVHVTPEAEALWQEAEAAERESRAAQERSATARRRAVAIARADRYSLDAAAAAFGVSRSRVQQLERAAAS, encoded by the coding sequence GTGACGGTGACCGTGCATGTCACTCCCGAAGCCGAAGCACTCTGGCAGGAAGCGGAGGCGGCCGAGCGGGAGTCCCGCGCAGCCCAGGAACGCTCCGCGACCGCCCGGCGCCGCGCCGTGGCGATCGCGCGCGCGGACCGGTACTCACTCGACGCCGCAGCCGCCGCGTTCGGGGTGTCCCGCTCTCGCGTGCAGCAGCTCGAACGAGCCGCCGCCTCCTGA
- a CDS encoding TetR/AcrR family transcriptional regulator, giving the protein MSGTTSITIPTGSPELNVLRRDTVAPGTNGVRPRQQRAVETRERILTAATVVMAEVGRDRLTICEVVKRAGVAAGTFYRYFPDRAVLIEAVLARDPVHQAQLEILNEAVLIATTVGTDGCPPALTAAARRLVQAAADTAPTLESARLRAAAP; this is encoded by the coding sequence ATGAGCGGCACCACATCCATCACCATCCCTACGGGCTCACCGGAGCTGAACGTTCTGCGGAGGGACACCGTGGCACCCGGCACCAATGGTGTGCGGCCGCGGCAACAGCGCGCGGTCGAGACGCGCGAGCGAATCCTCACGGCGGCGACGGTGGTCATGGCTGAGGTCGGCCGGGACCGACTCACGATCTGCGAGGTCGTGAAGCGCGCAGGAGTGGCAGCCGGAACCTTCTACCGCTACTTCCCCGACCGAGCCGTCCTGATCGAGGCCGTCCTAGCTCGTGACCCGGTCCATCAAGCTCAGCTCGAGATCCTCAACGAAGCCGTGCTCATAGCGACGACCGTCGGCACCGACGGGTGCCCGCCGGCGCTCACAGCAGCAGCGAGACGGCTCGTACAAGCAGCCGCTGACACAGCCCCCACTCTCGAATCGGCGCGACTCCGCGCAGCGGCTCCCTAG
- a CDS encoding alpha-N-arabinofuranosidase, which yields MHSTVTVDLDRPGATISRHLYGHFAEHLGRCIYDGFWVGEGSPVPNEGGIRLDVVQALRALDIPNLRWPGGCFADRYHWTNGVGPREQRPGLINTQWGAVAEDNSFGSHEFMALCELLGADAYISGNIGSGTVQEMADWAEYLTGAGSSPMADLRRSHGREEPWTVRFWGLGNETWGCGGTMRAGAYADLARQFGTFVQSGNDTPLHRIAAGADGADTHWTQTLMAVIPEIEGHPFSSVPWESVSVHYYTIGGSWQAKGSATGFDADAYWSTIVAAQGIEELLRSHAAVMDVDDPEKKYGMVLDEWGTWWDVEPGTHPGFLFQQNTIRDAMVAAWHFDVFHGFADRLTMANIAQTVNVLQAMLLTDPDGGDLVRTPTYHVFEMNKGHQDATVLPTAVAGPTHAVDGREIPVSSASASTRDGRVLVSLTNVDLEEPLEIALDVRGGSIAGATGRLLTADRPDAHNRPGAADEVSPVALEGIETTATGLRVTLPPHSFATVTLELA from the coding sequence GTGCACAGCACCGTCACCGTCGACCTCGATCGCCCCGGCGCCACCATCAGCCGCCACCTCTACGGCCACTTCGCCGAGCACCTCGGCCGATGCATCTACGACGGCTTCTGGGTCGGCGAGGGCTCGCCCGTGCCCAACGAGGGCGGGATTCGCCTCGATGTCGTCCAGGCCCTGCGCGCCCTCGACATCCCCAACCTCCGCTGGCCCGGCGGCTGCTTCGCCGACCGCTACCACTGGACCAACGGCGTCGGCCCGCGCGAGCAGCGCCCCGGCCTGATCAACACGCAGTGGGGCGCAGTCGCGGAGGACAACTCCTTCGGCAGCCACGAGTTCATGGCCCTCTGCGAACTGCTCGGCGCCGACGCCTACATCTCGGGCAACATCGGCTCCGGCACGGTGCAGGAGATGGCGGACTGGGCCGAGTACCTCACCGGCGCGGGGTCGTCCCCGATGGCCGACCTGCGCCGCTCGCACGGCCGGGAGGAGCCGTGGACCGTCCGCTTCTGGGGGCTCGGCAACGAGACCTGGGGTTGCGGCGGCACCATGCGCGCCGGCGCCTACGCCGACCTGGCTCGGCAGTTCGGGACCTTCGTGCAGAGCGGCAACGACACTCCGCTCCACCGCATCGCGGCCGGAGCCGACGGCGCCGACACCCACTGGACGCAGACGCTGATGGCGGTGATCCCCGAGATCGAGGGGCACCCCTTCTCCTCCGTGCCGTGGGAGTCGGTCTCGGTGCACTACTACACGATCGGCGGCAGCTGGCAGGCGAAGGGCAGCGCCACCGGCTTCGACGCGGACGCCTACTGGAGCACGATCGTCGCCGCGCAGGGCATCGAGGAGCTGCTCCGCTCGCACGCCGCGGTGATGGACGTTGACGACCCCGAGAAGAAGTACGGGATGGTGCTCGACGAGTGGGGCACCTGGTGGGACGTGGAGCCGGGGACGCACCCGGGCTTCCTCTTCCAGCAGAACACGATCCGCGACGCGATGGTGGCGGCCTGGCATTTCGACGTCTTCCACGGCTTCGCCGACCGCCTGACGATGGCGAACATCGCGCAGACGGTGAACGTGCTGCAGGCGATGCTGCTGACCGACCCCGACGGCGGCGACCTGGTCCGCACACCGACCTACCATGTGTTCGAGATGAACAAGGGGCACCAGGATGCGACCGTGCTGCCGACCGCGGTCGCCGGCCCCACGCACGCGGTCGACGGCCGCGAGATCCCGGTCTCCTCCGCGTCCGCGTCCACGAGGGATGGCCGCGTCCTCGTCTCGCTGACCAACGTCGACCTGGAGGAGCCGCTCGAGATCGCCCTCGACGTCCGCGGCGGAAGCATCGCCGGCGCCACCGGCCGCCTCCTCACCGCCGACCGGCCCGACGCGCACAACCGCCCCGGCGCCGCCGACGAGGTGAGCCCGGTGGCACTGGAGGGCATCGAGACCACCGCGACCGGGCTGCGTGTGACGCTGCCTCCGCACTCCTTCGCGACCGTGACGCTGGAGCTCGCGTGA
- a CDS encoding Fic/DOC family protein, with protein sequence MLRNKFTGPGKPHGETDPEKLRTMEEAITAVRIRELHENPIKGRFDYDHMKAIHRVAFGDVYEWAGQERVAPTGAFMVKDGHSYYPAGPSLTEAAETQYARLASKDHLRGLQLDDFVNELAESWGEVNVIHFAREGNTRTQFVFYSQLAEQAGYQIDAVRFAPGAALRDEFVAARFHSQDTGRNNRLAAVLSQTIIPLVSNTASTSCPLSFPSPATDVTSVQATITVEPGTPPRSRGGDRRPPEAGR encoded by the coding sequence GTGTTGAGGAACAAGTTCACCGGCCCGGGTAAGCCCCACGGCGAGACGGACCCCGAGAAGCTGCGGACGATGGAGGAGGCGATCACCGCCGTCCGCATCCGGGAGCTGCACGAGAATCCGATCAAGGGGCGGTTCGACTACGACCATATGAAGGCGATTCACCGCGTGGCCTTCGGCGACGTGTACGAGTGGGCCGGCCAAGAGCGCGTCGCGCCCACGGGTGCGTTCATGGTCAAGGACGGGCACTCCTACTACCCCGCCGGCCCGTCGCTGACGGAGGCGGCCGAAACGCAGTACGCCAGGTTGGCGAGCAAGGACCACCTCCGCGGCCTGCAGCTCGATGATTTCGTCAACGAGCTCGCGGAGAGCTGGGGTGAAGTGAACGTGATTCACTTCGCGCGGGAGGGCAACACCCGGACGCAGTTCGTCTTCTACTCACAGCTCGCGGAGCAGGCCGGCTACCAGATCGACGCCGTGCGGTTCGCACCAGGTGCCGCGTTGCGCGACGAGTTCGTGGCGGCGCGTTTCCACAGTCAGGACACGGGTCGGAACAACCGGCTCGCCGCGGTCCTCAGTCAAACGATCATCCCTCTCGTGAGCAACACCGCTTCCACGAGTTGTCCCCTATCCTTCCCCTCGCCGGCGACCGATGTCACGTCGGTGCAGGCGACCATCACTGTCGAGCCCGGGACACCGCCGAGGAGTCGCGGCGGGGATCGTAGGCCGCCCGAGGCGGGGCGCTGA
- a CDS encoding SDR family NAD(P)-dependent oxidoreductase codes for MDTKHQSALIVGGSKGIGSAVVRRFLADGWLVAATHRGSGVPQGALGIEADITDRESIQRAVAATLEAHGGIDTLVVSSGITRDGLLLRLSEDDIRAVVETNLLGPIFATQLALKGMLRAKRGSIVLISSTSARVGVAGQTNYTAAKAGLEGFARSFAREYASRGIRMNVVAPGATDTDMMNAVPTPEREAMVAQIPAARLGTPDEIADVVFWVSQSTYMSGATVNAAGGA; via the coding sequence ATGGATACCAAGCACCAATCGGCGCTCATCGTGGGCGGAAGCAAAGGGATCGGCTCTGCGGTCGTGCGCAGATTCCTAGCCGATGGGTGGCTTGTCGCAGCTACCCATCGGGGGAGCGGGGTGCCCCAGGGAGCGCTCGGCATCGAGGCAGACATCACCGATCGGGAGTCTATACAACGCGCGGTGGCCGCCACGCTTGAGGCGCACGGGGGAATCGACACTCTTGTCGTATCCTCGGGCATTACGAGGGACGGTCTCCTGCTGCGCCTCTCGGAGGATGATATCCGCGCGGTTGTGGAAACCAACCTGCTCGGCCCCATCTTCGCAACCCAGCTAGCGCTTAAGGGAATGTTGCGCGCGAAGCGCGGATCGATTGTCCTTATCTCCTCGACATCAGCGCGCGTCGGAGTCGCGGGCCAAACCAACTACACCGCGGCAAAGGCGGGTCTCGAAGGCTTCGCGCGATCCTTTGCGCGGGAATACGCGAGTCGTGGTATCCGCATGAACGTCGTCGCGCCCGGAGCCACGGACACCGACATGATGAATGCGGTACCGACGCCAGAACGCGAAGCGATGGTGGCGCAGATTCCCGCTGCACGTCTCGGCACACCGGACGAGATTGCCGATGTAGTATTCTGGGTGTCGCAGTCAACATATATGTCCGGGGCGACAGTGAATGCCGCCGGGGGAGCATGA
- a CDS encoding recombinase family protein: MANVIGYARVSAGGQNSAAQEAELVAAGAVRVFVDHSESSRIADRPQWLACLDCLRDGDTLFVCRLDRLGGSERIVIETLSDLERRGVNIRSLTEPAIDTTTPMGRALFAVVAVFAQLRVDTTRENTMRGLERARSRGRHGGRPSVMTQERTAEALRMRTQGASLARIASVLGVGASSVSRALARFDEDAAAPMGRCATPIVRSGGGADGDGGEGGAVVEFAGR, encoded by the coding sequence ATGGCGAACGTGATCGGCTACGCCCGGGTCTCGGCAGGAGGGCAAAACTCGGCCGCGCAGGAGGCTGAGCTGGTCGCCGCGGGTGCTGTCCGCGTGTTCGTCGATCACAGCGAGTCGAGCCGTATCGCGGACCGCCCACAGTGGCTCGCGTGCCTTGACTGTCTCCGTGACGGCGACACCCTTTTCGTGTGCCGGCTCGATCGGCTCGGAGGGTCGGAGCGAATCGTCATCGAGACGTTGAGCGATCTCGAGCGGCGGGGCGTGAACATCCGGAGCCTGACGGAGCCGGCGATCGACACGACAACTCCGATGGGGCGCGCGCTCTTCGCGGTCGTCGCCGTGTTCGCGCAGCTGCGTGTGGATACGACCCGAGAGAACACGATGCGAGGCCTCGAGCGCGCTCGCTCGCGTGGCCGTCACGGCGGCCGGCCCTCCGTGATGACGCAGGAGCGCACCGCTGAGGCGCTACGGATGCGCACGCAGGGCGCGAGTCTCGCTCGTATCGCCAGCGTGTTGGGTGTCGGCGCGTCGAGTGTCTCGCGCGCTCTGGCACGCTTCGACGAGGACGCGGCGGCGCCGATGGGGAGGTGTGCGACGCCGATAGTGCGGTCAGGTGGCGGAGCCGACGGTGATGGTGGTGAGGGAGGCGCCGTTGTCGAATTCGCAGGTAGATGA
- a CDS encoding helix-turn-helix domain-containing protein — MKYADDGYRDVTGTDYALGRDADYIKGVALEAKLRSKAAVDAYITVVDQAIAALSDSGLSAREIARRLDLSKSHVARKLRRAPYRSVPQPEIDSLVEAVWSEGLQGERERLSPREGDFARPLTYSLNILGSLSNEAPHS, encoded by the coding sequence ATGAAGTACGCCGACGACGGATACCGCGACGTCACAGGGACTGACTACGCGCTGGGCCGAGACGCTGACTACATCAAGGGGGTGGCGCTGGAAGCGAAGCTCCGGTCAAAAGCCGCCGTCGATGCCTACATCACAGTTGTGGACCAAGCGATCGCCGCGCTGAGCGACTCAGGCCTGTCCGCTCGCGAGATCGCCCGACGCCTGGACCTCTCGAAGAGCCATGTGGCGAGGAAGCTCCGTCGCGCCCCCTACCGATCGGTGCCCCAGCCAGAGATCGATTCGCTCGTCGAAGCGGTCTGGAGCGAGGGACTTCAGGGCGAGCGCGAGCGACTATCACCACGCGAAGGAGACTTCGCGCGACCGCTCACTTACTCTTTGAATATCCTGGGTTCCTTATCTAACGAGGCTCCCCACTCGTAG